A window of Fibrobacterota bacterium genomic DNA:
TATGTGGACTGCGGGAACGGCGCGGAAGGGTTCGACGGGCAGGCGAAAGACCATGGCGTATCGGAGTTAACCACTATCTCCATCTATGAGATTTACGGCGATTATCATTGGTGTTGCGTGCCTACCCTCGATGTCCCGAATTTCGGATCGCTCACCTTCCAGCTGCGTCAAGTGCAGGGAAGCCCGGTGAATACCGGCGTGGCGGTTGCGATGTTGGATGGGGATCCGGGATGGGTGATCACGGGGCCGGGCGGGTTCTCCACATGGACCACCGGAACAGGACGGCTCTTGTTCGGAATCAGGCCCACGGGAACCTATCAAGGGCAAATCAGCGTGTACTCCAAGGATCATAGGGTCACTTCGGCAGGCTACAATACCGTCAGCCTGGTCGAAGTTCAAAAGTTCCACAACGGATACTATCCATAAAGGGAGGGGATGATGGATTGTCGAGCTCTGCTAGCGGCTTGCTTGTTTTGGTCCTGTACTCCCACCGTGCCCCCGGAGGAGCCGGAATACCGGAATCTCGTGGGAAGGTGGATCGCGAGAGACGACAGCTCCATCGTCCTGACCTTCACGGGGGTTTGTTGCGGTTCGAAGCCTCGGCTGGAAGGAAACCTTGCTTGCTTGGGGGTTCGTGGACCCCTCGATCCTTCCAGTTATGCCAATACCTATCCCATCCAATTGCCCGACTCCGTTGGCTCGCGGGAGTACGCTTTCGAAATCGCGCTGACGGCCCCGCTCGATCCGATTTGCGCCGTGGATGGATTCGTTGAGGACGGGTCCGGGAGACGCGCTTTTTCCCGGCCGGCCTTACCGGATTCCGTCGTCCTGGCGCTTACCTTTTCTAGCCGAACCGTTCGCGGTTGCGACTCCTCATGGACGCCTAGGCTATTCGAAAGGAAGCTTTGAGGAACTCTGATGAAAGGCTTGGGGGCAGCCTTATTTATTGCGGGCAGGAGTGCCCTTTGCCCGAACGGTTTTGGCGGGGTTTCGGGCGTGCGGACGCTTGGCGCTACCGCGCGCTTGATACTTGCCCGCCGACTCGGCCACGAAGTTCTCGAGGGCGGAATCGGCGAAGAGATCCGACAAACCGATGCCCAGGCCGGAGCAGATCTTGGCCAGGGTGCTTAGGCGCGGATCGTTCTTTCCATTCAGGACTTCGCTCAAGGTGGATTTCGGGATTTGGTTTTCATGGGCGAAGAGCTCGATGCTGCCCGATGCGCCGGAACCGAGGATCCGCCGCCGAAGGTTTTCGCCCAACTTTTGAAGATAATCCACTGACTTGACCTGTGTAGAGGCCAAAGCTAGGGATTATTCCCGAACGGTTCGTTCGCCATGGCGAACCTGGCGAATCCAGAGCGGTATCCTTGGGCGGATGCTAGAACGGGTGGATGGGCCGCTGCTTGGCCGGGAATTTTAAGGCCCGAGAATCAATTTGCGGGTGAAGCCCTGATGAGCTTGCTCCACGGTGAGGAAGCAAAGACCCGTATGCCGGGGCAAGGCATATCGGGCGGGACCTTGGCCGCGGGCCTCCCAGATCCTTTTCCCCTGGAGATTCCGAAGGCTCGCGGTGAAGGCGCCGGTCAGCGTCAACGACAAGGTGTTGCCTTCGGAACGGAAGGCGAAGGTTCCGGAAGGCGGCCCGCCGTGGGCTAGAGAGGTGACGTTGCAGGCCGCGGGGTCGTTTTTCACGTAATAGGATTTGTAATTCGCCGAAGCGGGGTCCATGCAACCCGCCAGATCGGCCACTTCCAGTTTCCGGAAGCGGATGGGCGCCCCTTCGCCCTGGATCCCGATGGTCCCGCCCGTAACCGGCGTGCCGGCCACGATGGGAAGGGTATTGTTCTTCACGGAGCCATCGCTCCGCTGCACGGGCTTATAGTAGGTGAGTACGTTCTGACCTGAAGCGAAGTACTTGATGACCGAATCCCCCAGCACCAGGGCCGAGACCGAGGTCCACGTCGGCGCCAGGGTCATGGGGTTGGCCGTAGCGTTGGTGCAATGGTCGGCGACCAGGGTGCCCGCGGCATTGTGGTAGCCTATGCCATCGGTGCAGACATTGGCCGTGCCTACCGCCTTGACCCCGTTGGAAGGGCCGACGATTTGGAGCTCCAGGGCGATGGACCAATCCTGGTCCAGCCCGTGGCTGGCCATGGTTTGCGAATGCAGCAGCAAGGCGCTTTGCTGCATGGAATAGGTCGGCGTTCCCGGCGTCTGGGTCCCGAAAAGTTGGTATTCCGCTCGCACTAGATAATGGGTAAAGGTCCTCGGCTTGTAGCCGATGTGGCTCCAAGGCGTCCCGTTCCAGTTGGTGTAATTGGAATAATTCAGTTCCAGGCAATTTCCCGGATCATTGACGCAAGGGGCGACGCGGAAGGTTTGCAAAGAATCCCAGTTCAAGGGATGCCCGGTGATTTTCACTTCCCAGTCCTTGAGATCGGTCCCGTTGAAGAGCGGGGTCCAAACCGTGTCGTTCGGGCCGGCCGAGGCCAAGGCGGTAAGCAGGCAGAGAAGGGCGGAAATGCGTTCGCAGGCGTTCATGGTTTCAATATATAACCGTAATTTTGTTTAACTGCTATTTTGCTTCCCATGCCCCTTGATTCCGACGGCGCCCTTTCGGCCGCCATCCAGGCCAAACTGGAAGTCCTACCCACCCGGCCCGGAGTCTATCTCATGAAGAACGCCAAGGGCGAGATCGTATACATCGGCAAAGCGGTCAATTTGCGCAACCGGGTCCGGAGTTACTTCAATGCCCGATCGCATCAGGCCAACCATCTGGCTTCCACCCTGCTGCGGGCCGTGGCCAAGGATATCGAGTGGATCATCACCGATAACGAGGTCGAGGCTTTGATCCTGGAAGCCAACCTGGCCAACAAGCATACCCCCCGCTACAATGTCCAACTCAAGGATGACAAGCATTTCCCCTACATCCGGGTCACGCTCTCCGAGCCCTACCCACGCTTGATGGTCACGCGGCAGGCTTCGGGAAAGACCAAGGACCTGTTTTTCGGGCCGTACACCAACGTGCGCGCCATGCGCAAGACCCTGAGCCTGTTGAACAAGGTCTTCCGGATCCGCGATTGCGACCTGAAGCTGCCCTTGGACCAGCCCATCCGGCCCTGCCTCAGCTACCATCTGAAGCGCTGCGATGCGCCCTGCGCCAACCTCACCACCCCCGAGTCTTACCGGCATCTGGTCGAGCAGGCGGTCCTGTTGCTCAAGGGGCGCCACCGGGACTTGCGCAAGGACCTGGAACAGCGCATGCGGGACGCGGCCAACGCCGACCGCTTCGAGGAAGCGGCGCGCGTACGCGATCAAATCCGCGATCTGGACTCCCTCCAGGAAAGCCAGAAGGTGGACTTGGGGACGGATGCCTCCAAGGACCTGATCGCCTGCTCCCGCACCGGGAAGATGGCCTGCATCGTCATCCTGGAAATCCGGGACGGGTACGTGAGCGGCCGCAAGCATTTCGAAGTGAACGCGCCGTTGGAACAGGACGAGGACAGCGTCATCACCGAATTCATCAAGGGCTACTACGTACGGCAAGGCGCCGAAGGCATCCCGCGCGAACTGATCCTTTCCCACCCGACCTTGGAAGAGGAGAACGTGGAGGCCGTCTTGCGGGACCTGCGCGGCGGCGCGGTCGATATCGAGATTCCCCAAAAGGGGGAGAAGCGCCGGCAGATCAACTTGGCCCTGGAGAACGCCAAGCTCCTGGTAGCCGAAATGGTGTCCCGCCGCGAGCGCAAGAACCGGCAAAGCTACATGGTGACTGCGCTGCAGGAGGATCTAGGTCTGCCAAACCCCCCGCATCGCATCGAAGGCTTCGATATTTCCCACCTCTCCGGCACCGACACCGTTGCCTCGCAGGTTGTATTCGTGGACGGAAAGCCCAGCAAAAAGGATTACCGGCATTACAATGTGAAAACCGTCGCGGGAATCGACGATTTCGCCTCCATGAAGGAGATCGTGGGCCGCCGCGTAAAGCGACTGATCGAAGAGAACCAGCCCTTCCCTGATTTGTTCCTCATCGATGGGGGCAAAGGGCAATTGGGCATGGCCTATGAAATCCTGCGCGAGGCGGGCCGGCCCGAACAGCCCGTCATCGGCCTGGCTAAGCGCCTGGAAGAAATCTTTTTCCCCGGCCAATCCGAGCCCTTGCTGATCGCGAAGACTTCGCCCAGCCTGCAATTGCTGCAGCAGGTCCGGGACGAGGCCCACCGGTTCGCCATCACCTTCCAGCGATCCAAACGCAAGCAGCATATCGAATCGTCCTGGCTGGACGAGGTACCCGGAGTCGGGACCAAGACCAAGATGAAGCTGTTGCAGGCCTTCGGGGCGCCCGCCGCCATCGCCGCGGCCCCGGAAACGGAGCTGGCGCAAGCGGCGGGCAAGGTGGTGGCCGCGCGCGTGCGGGCATATTTGGAAGAGAAGCGGTCGGATGGGTCCTCGGCGACCCCTCCTTGATCCGGTCCTTCCGATCCAATCCTTCCTAACCCCTTCCTTCGTTCCTAATCCAAGCCTTTCAAAACCAGCAGATGCTTTTGCCCGATGGCCTCCAACAGCCCGGCCTGCACGGCCCCGGTGGTTTGGTTGATGGCCCGCGGGCCTTCGCCGCCATGTAACGGATCCACCACCACGCGCAAGGGACGGCTTCCCGGCGCTGCAGCCACCAGGTCCAGAACCGCGTCGGCCACGGCTTGGGGATCGGGAGCCGCGGGACTGCGAAGGCTTTCCCCGACCGGTCCCCAGAACTTAGCCGGCGCATCGGCCAGGGGGCCGTAGCCGGCCAGGCGATCCAAAGCGGACGGCGCCTCCACGCTCGCGAAAAAATCCGTGGGGAAGCCGCCGGGCTCGACGATCGCCACTTCCACCCCCGTCGCGGACAGTTCGTAGCGGTAGCTTTCGGAAAGCCCTTCCAGGGCGTACTTGCTGGCCGTATAGGCGGAAGCATAAGGCAGCACGATGCGGCCCATGGTGCTCGAGATGTTCACGATCAAGCCGCGCCCGCGCTCGCGAAGATAGGGAAGCGCCGCGCGGGTCACGCGTTGCACCCCGAACACGTTTACCTCGAAGGCGTGCCGGAATTGATCCATGCCCACCGTTTCGCCATAAGCACCCAGGCCGGGACCCACGCCCGCGTTGTTGATGACGGCATCCAGGCCGCCCTCCAGTTCCGCGGCCTTGCGTACCGCGGCGTCCACGGAGGCATCGTCGGCCACGTCGAGTTCCAGAACGTAAAGTTTGCCGCCTCCCCGGACGGATGCGGCCAGGGCCCGGGCCTTGGAGGCGTTGCGCCCAGCGGGGTCGCGCAGGGTGGCGAAGACGGTATGCCCAGCGTTCGCGAGGGTCGTGGCGATGCGGAAACCGAAGCCGGCGGCGGCGCCGGTGACGAGGATTTTCTGCTTGGCGATCATGGCTGCTCCTTGGTACGTGGCGATGATGAGGCCACGGGAGTCAAGCTACCAGGGCGCGGGGCGCGCGCGGATAATCAAATGTTAAGAAATGGGGCGGGACGCGGTGTTCGCGCCAAACCCCGGCGGATGCGGGAAAGGGAAACCTCGGTGATGCCCAGGTAGGAGGCGATGTGGTATTGCGGCAGGCGTTGGGCCAGGTTCCCGTGCATGCGGATGAAGTCCAGGTAGCGTTCGCGCGCGTCCTGGCTTTGGAAGGCCCGGGTGCGCAACTCCTTGCGCGCCATCCACCATTCCCCGAGCTTGCGCCCCATCCGGTCGAAAACCGGGTGGGCATCGTAGAGGGCGTTGAACTCCATGGCATCGGCGATCAGGATCACGGTGGGTTCCAGGGCTTCGACGCCGCACCCGATGGCCAAGTCCGAAGCGCATGCGTTCAACGGGCTGGAGAAGGTATCTTCGTAAAGGAAGGCTTTATTGGCTTCCCGTCCGTCGCTTTCGCGGTAGAAATAGCGCAACAGGCCGCTGCATACGAACAAAATCTCTTTCGCGGTTTGACCGGGTTTGAGCAGGGTATCGCCTTTGCCCGCCTTGCGGATCCTGAAAATGCTTGCCAGCATGTTCCATTCGCGGTCCTCGAAATCGGCCCACTGCGAAAGGGTCTGTCTCATCCGGAGATAAAGCGCAACGTCTTCCATGGGATAAGTATAACCTTTACGCTCCCGCCGCCACGGCCCGCTCCGCTTTCCCCGCCTCGATCTCCGCCAACAACTCGCGCACCCTCGTAGCCGGGTCCGGAGCCAGGCTGATTTCCGTCACCATGGCCACCGTCGCGACCCCGCGCGCGAAAAGCGAACGCAAATGCGAGCGCTTAATGCCGCCCATGGTCGTGGATGGATGCCGGCTGAGCCCGGCCAATTCGAGTACGGCATCGGCTCCCAAAGCGCCGTAACGCGAATGGTCCTTGGTGGCGGTGGGGAACATGGGGCCGATGTTAACGTAGTCGAGCGGCTGCCCTTGCGCGGCGAGAAGCTCTTTGCGATTGTGCGTCGAAAGCCCGATGATCGCTTTCGGCCCCAGCAGGCGGCGGGCTTCCTCGGGGGGCATATCCTCCTGGCCCAGATGCACGCCGTCGGCCCCGAGGGTCAAGGCGATATGCACT
This region includes:
- a CDS encoding helix-turn-helix transcriptional regulator is translated as MDYLQKLGENLRRRILGSGASGSIELFAHENQIPKSTLSEVLNGKNDPRLSTLAKICSGLGIGLSDLFADSALENFVAESAGKYQARGSAKRPHARNPAKTVRAKGTPARNK
- a CDS encoding SDR family oxidoreductase produces the protein MIAKQKILVTGAAAGFGFRIATTLANAGHTVFATLRDPAGRNASKARALAASVRGGGKLYVLELDVADDASVDAAVRKAAELEGGLDAVINNAGVGPGLGAYGETVGMDQFRHAFEVNVFGVQRVTRAALPYLRERGRGLIVNISSTMGRIVLPYASAYTASKYALEGLSESYRYELSATGVEVAIVEPGGFPTDFFASVEAPSALDRLAGYGPLADAPAKFWGPVGESLRSPAAPDPQAVADAVLDLVAAAPGSRPLRVVVDPLHGGEGPRAINQTTGAVQAGLLEAIGQKHLLVLKGLD
- a CDS encoding Crp/Fnr family transcriptional regulator, with the protein product MLASIFRIRKAGKGDTLLKPGQTAKEILFVCSGLLRYFYRESDGREANKAFLYEDTFSSPLNACASDLAIGCGVEALEPTVILIADAMEFNALYDAHPVFDRMGRKLGEWWMARKELRTRAFQSQDARERYLDFIRMHGNLAQRLPQYHIASYLGITEVSLSRIRRGLARTPRPAPFLNI
- the thiE gene encoding thiamine phosphate synthase → MDAQPVLPPLYFVTDHNLTGGRPQADVIAAALEGGVRLVQYRDKDLPDSGFEREARAALELCRRYGALLLINDRVHIALTLGADGVHLGQEDMPPEEARRLLGPKAIIGLSTHNRKELLAAQGQPLDYVNIGPMFPTATKDHSRYGALGADAVLELAGLSRHPSTTMGGIKRSHLRSLFARGVATVAMVTEISLAPDPATRVRELLAEIEAGKAERAVAAGA
- the uvrC gene encoding excinuclease ABC subunit UvrC; this translates as MPLDSDGALSAAIQAKLEVLPTRPGVYLMKNAKGEIVYIGKAVNLRNRVRSYFNARSHQANHLASTLLRAVAKDIEWIITDNEVEALILEANLANKHTPRYNVQLKDDKHFPYIRVTLSEPYPRLMVTRQASGKTKDLFFGPYTNVRAMRKTLSLLNKVFRIRDCDLKLPLDQPIRPCLSYHLKRCDAPCANLTTPESYRHLVEQAVLLLKGRHRDLRKDLEQRMRDAANADRFEEAARVRDQIRDLDSLQESQKVDLGTDASKDLIACSRTGKMACIVILEIRDGYVSGRKHFEVNAPLEQDEDSVITEFIKGYYVRQGAEGIPRELILSHPTLEEENVEAVLRDLRGGAVDIEIPQKGEKRRQINLALENAKLLVAEMVSRRERKNRQSYMVTALQEDLGLPNPPHRIEGFDISHLSGTDTVASQVVFVDGKPSKKDYRHYNVKTVAGIDDFASMKEIVGRRVKRLIEENQPFPDLFLIDGGKGQLGMAYEILREAGRPEQPVIGLAKRLEEIFFPGQSEPLLIAKTSPSLQLLQQVRDEAHRFAITFQRSKRKQHIESSWLDEVPGVGTKTKMKLLQAFGAPAAIAAAPETELAQAAGKVVAARVRAYLEEKRSDGSSATPP
- a CDS encoding DUF1080 domain-containing protein, whose product is MNACERISALLCLLTALASAGPNDTVWTPLFNGTDLKDWEVKITGHPLNWDSLQTFRVAPCVNDPGNCLELNYSNYTNWNGTPWSHIGYKPRTFTHYLVRAEYQLFGTQTPGTPTYSMQQSALLLHSQTMASHGLDQDWSIALELQIVGPSNGVKAVGTANVCTDGIGYHNAAGTLVADHCTNATANPMTLAPTWTSVSALVLGDSVIKYFASGQNVLTYYKPVQRSDGSVKNNTLPIVAGTPVTGGTIGIQGEGAPIRFRKLEVADLAGCMDPASANYKSYYVKNDPAACNVTSLAHGGPPSGTFAFRSEGNTLSLTLTGAFTASLRNLQGKRIWEARGQGPARYALPRHTGLCFLTVEQAHQGFTRKLILGP